From Homalodisca vitripennis isolate AUS2020 chromosome 1, UT_GWSS_2.1, whole genome shotgun sequence, the proteins below share one genomic window:
- the LOC124366839 gene encoding uncharacterized protein LOC124366839, producing MRQWNATSQLTTGLATLPKLAAQTDKIISQIEELRNLVVEVESSLIELADTVEKKELQERQLESRFQLALHSEKRLAQLDILRAKLSEEHRLKVAEYEKQFEKKQKERQETFSKAFEEDLATYKQTGIVPTIRPALTSGPSLEEVELDVDTEALNHLLEE from the exons ATGCGGCAGTGGAACGCAACCTCACAACTGACTACGGGATTGGCGACACTGCCCAAGCTAGCAGCCCAGACTGACAAAATCATCTCACAGATcg AAGAGCTACGGAATCTTGTCGTTGAGGTGGAGAGCTCTCTGATAGAATTAGCTGATACAGTGGAGAAGAAAGAGCTGCAGGAAAGACAACTTGAGAGCAGGTTCCAACTGGCTTTACACAGCGAGAAGAGGCTTGCTCAGCTGGACATTCTCAGAG cAAAACTGTCAGAAGAACACAGATTAAAAGTAGCAGAATACGAAAAACAGTTTGAGAAAAAACAGAAGGAAAGACAAGAAACATTTAGTAAAGCATTTGAAGAAGACTTGGCAACTTATAAGCAGACTGGTATAGTGCCCACAATCA GACCAGCCCTGACTAGTGGCCCTTCACTGGAGGAGGTGGAGTTAGATGTGGACACAGAGGCTCTCAATCACTTGTTGGAGGAGTGA